A DNA window from Polyangium spumosum contains the following coding sequences:
- a CDS encoding choice-of-anchor L domain-containing protein — protein sequence MRDRIRLLDAAPRRARIAALSLVLLAPLVPAACAATGGKTDFESVGGGSPGSTGPGGMGGAGQGGTGMGGDDLGFDAGNQGGAGGEGGGIINCDPKGQDDDVDGDSFTEAEGDCNDCDKNRNPNAVEVPTEPGKEAFDENCDGTIDEPVLAACDDALVIDSMEPIDGARAADLCKISAGIGDWGVVSAKWTMADGSPPPTGNEVNFHLGHGLLTGFGPNIPTRMGARMLALSSGTARQPTDPGYQSVGGFTKGYQGVHPQGFPKESPACPGTTTGTPNDPTGLEIVVRTPSNAYGFSFDFNFYTYEWPGFICSQYNDFFVALLTPFPPGQTDGNVSFDSQGNPVSVNNSLLEVCGCPENPPSPCFAGNKSFNCSLGNIDLIGTGFGFDAEGQDHAATGWLKTQAPVKPNEEVTIRFAVYDSGDGSLDSTTLIDNWQWIAKPGTTVGTAPIPK from the coding sequence ATGCGTGATCGAATTCGTCTTCTCGACGCGGCCCCTCGGCGCGCCAGGATCGCGGCGCTCTCCCTCGTGCTCCTCGCGCCCCTCGTGCCCGCCGCGTGCGCGGCGACCGGGGGCAAGACGGACTTCGAAAGCGTCGGCGGCGGGAGCCCCGGCTCCACGGGCCCGGGCGGGATGGGCGGCGCGGGCCAGGGCGGCACGGGCATGGGGGGCGACGATCTCGGCTTCGACGCCGGCAACCAGGGCGGAGCGGGCGGCGAGGGCGGCGGCATCATCAACTGCGACCCGAAGGGCCAGGACGACGACGTCGACGGCGACAGCTTCACGGAGGCCGAGGGCGACTGCAACGATTGCGACAAGAACCGCAACCCGAACGCCGTCGAGGTCCCCACCGAGCCCGGCAAGGAGGCGTTCGACGAGAACTGCGACGGCACCATCGACGAGCCCGTGCTCGCCGCCTGCGACGACGCGCTCGTGATCGACAGCATGGAGCCCATCGACGGCGCCCGCGCCGCCGATCTCTGCAAGATCTCCGCGGGCATCGGCGACTGGGGCGTGGTCTCGGCGAAATGGACCATGGCCGACGGCTCGCCGCCGCCTACGGGCAACGAGGTGAACTTCCACCTCGGCCACGGCCTGCTCACCGGGTTTGGCCCGAACATCCCGACCCGCATGGGCGCCCGCATGCTCGCGCTCTCCAGCGGCACCGCCCGGCAGCCCACGGATCCCGGTTATCAATCGGTCGGAGGTTTCACGAAGGGCTACCAGGGCGTCCACCCGCAAGGCTTCCCCAAGGAGTCGCCCGCGTGCCCCGGCACGACCACCGGCACCCCGAACGACCCCACCGGGCTCGAGATCGTCGTCCGCACGCCCTCGAACGCGTACGGCTTCTCGTTCGACTTCAACTTCTACACCTACGAGTGGCCGGGCTTCATCTGCAGCCAGTACAACGATTTCTTCGTCGCGCTGCTCACGCCCTTCCCGCCCGGGCAGACCGACGGGAACGTCTCCTTCGATAGCCAGGGCAACCCCGTCAGCGTCAACAACTCCCTGCTCGAGGTCTGTGGTTGTCCGGAAAACCCGCCCTCGCCCTGCTTCGCTGGCAACAAGTCCTTCAACTGCAGCCTCGGCAACATCGATCTCATCGGGACGGGCTTCGGCTTCGACGCCGAAGGCCAGGACCACGCCGCCACCGGCTGGCTGAAGACCCAGGCCCCCGTCAAGCCCAATGAGGAGGTCACGATCCGGTTCGCCGTCTACGACTCCGGCGACGGCTCCCTCGACTCCACGACCCTCATCGACAACTGGCAGTGGATCGCCAAGCCCGGCACGACCGTCGGGACGGCGCCCATCCCCAAGTAA
- a CDS encoding serine/threonine-protein kinase: MSPAESFDRYVIEERLGEGAAGEVYRAVDTRLRRKVALKVLRRDPEMESEAWERNVARMLREARAAAGLTHPNIVAVYDVGEHDGVPFIAMELVDGKTLRSSIGRDLPQSERLEILLQVAFALAAAHASGVVHRDVKPENVMVREDGVAKVLDFGIARRLPGALTNTQDSGVSRLSRLTGDGSIVGTPAYMSPEQLLGHEIDARADQFSWGVMAFELMAGRLPFRTDGGGLGLVTSILNDEPRELSDAPEELAAIVRRALSKSPDERFPSMEDLAEAVAGVVASQLPPAPPMRKKMLSSGIRLVYAQAPEAAAPAPAPPPPARTNPILIVGAAALAVGLFIGGVLFLLQRSQDGAAPPASAAPAATSAPR; this comes from the coding sequence ATGTCTCCGGCTGAGAGCTTCGACCGATACGTCATCGAGGAGCGCCTCGGAGAGGGCGCGGCCGGCGAGGTGTACCGCGCCGTGGACACGCGCCTCCGCCGCAAGGTCGCGCTCAAGGTCCTGCGGCGCGATCCCGAGATGGAGTCCGAAGCCTGGGAGCGCAACGTCGCGCGGATGTTACGCGAGGCGCGCGCCGCTGCGGGCCTCACGCACCCGAACATCGTCGCCGTCTACGACGTCGGCGAGCACGACGGCGTCCCGTTCATCGCGATGGAGCTCGTCGACGGCAAGACGCTGCGATCCTCCATCGGCCGTGATTTGCCGCAAAGCGAGCGCCTCGAGATCCTCCTCCAGGTCGCGTTCGCGCTCGCCGCCGCGCACGCCTCCGGCGTCGTGCATCGCGACGTCAAGCCCGAGAACGTCATGGTCCGCGAGGACGGCGTGGCGAAGGTGCTCGATTTCGGCATCGCGCGGCGGCTGCCCGGCGCCCTCACGAACACGCAGGACAGCGGCGTCTCGCGCCTCTCGCGGCTCACCGGCGACGGCAGCATCGTCGGCACGCCCGCGTACATGTCCCCCGAGCAGCTCCTCGGCCACGAGATCGACGCCCGGGCCGACCAGTTCTCCTGGGGCGTGATGGCCTTCGAATTGATGGCGGGCCGGCTGCCTTTCCGCACGGACGGCGGGGGCCTCGGGCTCGTGACCTCGATCCTGAACGACGAGCCGCGCGAGCTCTCGGACGCGCCGGAGGAGCTCGCCGCGATCGTGCGCCGCGCGCTCTCGAAATCGCCGGACGAGCGGTTCCCCTCGATGGAGGATCTCGCCGAGGCGGTCGCGGGCGTCGTGGCCTCGCAGCTCCCGCCGGCGCCGCCGATGCGCAAGAAGATGCTCTCGTCGGGGATCCGGCTCGTCTACGCGCAGGCCCCGGAGGCCGCCGCGCCCGCGCCCGCGCCTCCGCCGCCGGCCCGGACGAACCCGATCCTGATCGTCGGCGCCGCCGCGCTCGCCGTGGGCCTCTTCATCGGCGGCGTGCTCTTCCTGCTCCAGCGCAGCCAGGACGGCGCGGCCCCCCCCGCCTCGGCGGCCCCCGCCGCGACGAGCGCGCCGCGCTGA
- a CDS encoding formylglycine-generating enzyme family protein, whose product MRWVWLGVGPLLVFTGCVQILGGDNDYRAGEGGGAGSAGMGGSGGGSGSGSASGSGGGGGTGGGSSSASGSGGAGGGGTTCLTGSTPMVLVQGPQGPYCIDATEVTSLQYSLWLETLPVPNSQDPVCGWKTTYVPRSNGGNCNATHYDPILKSDYPVVCIDWCDARAFCEGVGKRLCGGFGGQAVDYDSFNDYQKSEWTFACSAGGQRTFPYGDTFEAARCVDDHFDGTLNAGNGNCVAVGTASTCEGGVPGLFDMSGNAWEWEDACKTDGDAADPRDDRCRDRGGSMWDLENYQSCTSPSVDRRRDNYNKHIGFRCCADPIP is encoded by the coding sequence ATGAGGTGGGTATGGTTGGGGGTGGGGCCGCTGCTCGTGTTCACGGGATGCGTGCAGATCCTCGGGGGCGACAACGATTACCGTGCAGGTGAGGGAGGCGGAGCGGGCAGCGCGGGTATGGGTGGAAGCGGGGGCGGGAGCGGGAGCGGGAGCGCAAGCGGAAGCGGGGGCGGAGGCGGGACCGGCGGCGGAAGTAGCAGCGCGAGCGGAAGCGGCGGCGCGGGCGGGGGTGGAACGACGTGCCTCACGGGAAGTACGCCGATGGTGCTCGTCCAGGGGCCTCAGGGGCCCTATTGCATCGACGCGACCGAGGTGACGAGCCTGCAGTATTCGTTGTGGCTCGAGACGCTGCCGGTGCCGAACTCGCAGGATCCCGTATGCGGATGGAAAACCACTTACGTGCCGCGTTCGAACGGCGGCAACTGCAACGCGACACATTACGATCCGATCTTGAAGTCCGATTATCCTGTGGTCTGCATCGATTGGTGTGACGCGCGCGCTTTTTGCGAAGGCGTGGGCAAACGCCTGTGCGGGGGCTTCGGGGGGCAAGCGGTCGATTACGATAGCTTCAACGATTACCAGAAGAGCGAGTGGACCTTCGCCTGCTCCGCGGGAGGGCAGCGAACGTTCCCTTACGGGGACACGTTCGAGGCGGCGAGGTGCGTCGACGATCACTTCGATGGCACCCTCAACGCTGGAAATGGCAATTGCGTCGCCGTGGGTACTGCCTCGACGTGCGAGGGCGGCGTCCCAGGGCTCTTCGACATGTCCGGTAATGCGTGGGAGTGGGAGGACGCCTGCAAGACCGATGGGGACGCGGCGGATCCCAGGGACGATCGATGTCGAGATCGGGGGGGCTCGATGTGGGATCTGGAAAACTACCAGTCCTGCACTTCACCGTCGGTGGATCGCAGACGCGACAACTATAACAAACACATCGGCTTTCGTTGCTGCGCCGATCCGATCCCCTGA
- a CDS encoding response regulator: protein MPSVLIVDNESTQRRSLALALRLEGFQVTLATSSDEVKRHLADAQGYDVVMVDLMIPELNGLDLAREIRRAAPRARIILTSAYPLSQRQLERTECGASGFVPKPYELDEVSRYLRSKLTAAA, encoded by the coding sequence ATGCCCAGCGTGCTCATCGTGGACAACGAAAGCACACAACGCCGCTCTCTCGCGCTCGCCTTGCGCCTCGAGGGGTTCCAGGTGACGCTCGCCACCTCCTCCGACGAGGTCAAGCGACATCTCGCGGATGCGCAAGGTTACGACGTGGTGATGGTCGATCTCATGATCCCGGAGCTGAACGGCCTGGATCTGGCCCGCGAGATTCGCCGGGCCGCTCCGCGTGCCCGCATCATCCTGACGAGCGCGTATCCGCTCTCGCAGCGCCAGCTCGAGCGAACGGAGTGCGGCGCGAGCGGGTTCGTCCCCAAGCCCTACGAGCTCGACGAGGTCTCCCGCTACCTGCGCTCGAAGCTCACGGCCGCCGCCTGA
- a CDS encoding insulinase family protein, which produces MRKHASVLALAVLLGAGCSGQTVAPSPPRMPAPGKVADSKAPAPAAPEPKEPPPTSLPPKPFSAPKTSWVELKNGLRVVSLLDRAVPVVHLRVAVLAGTAIDGERTGLAAVCARAVASSQDSGLDKLGARLLVDVAPDRVVYGLSVAAPRLAEAAEVLASVVGRPRLDPREIERVRGSLAEAAAEKARTDGAWGALMMLHRDLFALPSEHHPYASFDATAEEITRIKPADCREYHRRHFVPKNMIAAITGDVPADEARKVAEKHLGRLSGKTPPPLSFTDPMPVESTKITLVDRPGSTQSELVVGSLGPKESEPTYPGFVLAAEVLGGPVTGRLSADLRDKRGLVSRSFAEIVPFAGGPSAFYVYAKTNDESTGEALAALLDHLRALTKEAPSPAEVETAARFLGGSRAVSTSKPGGRADELCDLGSRDLPDEALDERIGAIRQASPEAAAKAFAEHVRPGHAVIVVAGDAAHVGPRLQRFGEVKVVDPTRNFARIRTLPAAAPAARP; this is translated from the coding sequence GTGAGGAAACACGCGTCCGTCCTCGCGCTCGCCGTCCTCCTCGGCGCCGGTTGTTCCGGCCAAACCGTCGCGCCCTCGCCGCCGCGTATGCCTGCGCCGGGGAAGGTCGCCGATTCGAAGGCGCCGGCGCCGGCGGCCCCCGAGCCGAAGGAGCCTCCGCCCACGTCGCTCCCGCCGAAGCCGTTCTCCGCGCCGAAGACGAGCTGGGTCGAGCTGAAGAATGGCCTGCGGGTCGTGAGCCTGCTCGACCGCGCCGTGCCCGTCGTGCACCTCCGCGTCGCCGTGCTCGCGGGCACGGCGATCGACGGCGAACGCACGGGCCTCGCGGCGGTCTGCGCGCGTGCCGTGGCCTCGTCGCAGGACAGCGGCCTCGACAAACTCGGCGCGCGTTTGCTGGTGGACGTGGCCCCGGATCGGGTGGTGTACGGCCTCTCGGTGGCCGCGCCGCGCCTCGCCGAGGCGGCCGAGGTGCTCGCCTCCGTGGTGGGTCGTCCGCGCCTCGATCCCAGGGAAATCGAGCGCGTCCGGGGCTCGCTCGCCGAGGCGGCCGCGGAGAAGGCCCGGACCGACGGCGCCTGGGGCGCCTTGATGATGCTCCACCGGGACCTCTTCGCGCTGCCGAGCGAGCACCACCCGTACGCCTCGTTCGACGCGACGGCCGAGGAGATCACGCGGATCAAGCCGGCCGATTGCAGAGAGTACCACCGACGCCATTTCGTCCCGAAGAACATGATCGCGGCGATCACCGGCGACGTGCCCGCGGACGAGGCCCGCAAGGTCGCGGAGAAGCACCTCGGAAGGCTGTCTGGAAAAACCCCGCCGCCCCTCTCCTTCACGGACCCGATGCCCGTGGAGTCGACGAAGATCACGCTCGTCGACAGGCCCGGCAGCACGCAAAGCGAGCTCGTCGTGGGGTCGCTCGGCCCGAAAGAGTCGGAGCCGACCTACCCGGGTTTCGTGCTCGCGGCCGAGGTCCTCGGCGGCCCGGTCACGGGCAGGCTCAGCGCCGATCTACGCGACAAACGTGGCCTCGTGTCGCGCTCGTTCGCGGAGATCGTGCCGTTCGCCGGTGGCCCCTCGGCGTTTTACGTCTACGCGAAGACGAATGACGAGAGCACCGGGGAGGCGCTCGCGGCCCTGCTCGACCACCTGCGCGCCCTCACGAAGGAGGCGCCGAGCCCCGCCGAAGTGGAGACGGCCGCGCGTTTCCTCGGCGGATCCCGCGCCGTGAGCACGAGCAAGCCCGGAGGGCGCGCCGACGAACTTTGTGACCTGGGTTCCCGCGACCTGCCCGACGAGGCCCTCGACGAGCGCATCGGGGCGATCCGACAGGCGTCCCCCGAGGCTGCGGCGAAGGCCTTCGCCGAGCACGTGCGCCCCGGCCACGCCGTCATCGTGGTCGCGGGTGACGCAGCCCACGTGGGCCCACGCTTGCAAAGGTTCGGCGAGGTGAAGGTCGTGGACCCCACACGCAACTTCGCCCGGATCCGCACCCTCCCCGCAGCGGCGCCCGCTGCCCGACCTTGA
- a CDS encoding M16 family metallopeptidase, with translation MRLPSPRSLLVTLTLLAAPAGALAAPPKDHPPPTLRLAIQRATLDNGLRVVMNVDHASPTVALVVTYDVGARDEQPGQAGFVRLFEHLLFGATKNLAAGEFESLVASRGGFVAAESAVDHMTFSMLVPENEIALGLWLEAERMRSLDLSQGAIDAARKDAAAVRAFHAAHFGPNTAVLVLAGDFDPDAAMSLVHRYFDDVPRIQAKPFAAPAAEEQTAERREVVEDTLARAPGLSYTFAMPKSGTREHDALRLAQGILGDGEGSRLVTRLVRGESLATEARATIDPPFGRGPGSFHIEVRLAKDAPVPEVEKRIDAALAELAGAPPTEAEMDRARKRIEAAFVLGLAWSRDRASALGMFELATGDARAIGRELERLAAVTPADVQKAAARYLAPSRRTVIETRPKPAPQGNLARATATEGS, from the coding sequence ATGCGCCTCCCCTCCCCGCGCTCGCTCCTCGTCACGCTCACGCTGCTCGCCGCTCCCGCGGGAGCGCTCGCCGCTCCCCCGAAGGACCACCCGCCTCCGACGCTCCGCCTCGCGATCCAGCGCGCCACGCTCGACAACGGCCTCCGCGTCGTGATGAACGTGGATCACGCCTCGCCCACGGTGGCCCTCGTGGTCACTTACGACGTCGGCGCGCGCGACGAGCAGCCGGGCCAGGCCGGGTTCGTCCGCCTCTTCGAGCACCTCCTGTTCGGCGCAACCAAGAACCTCGCCGCGGGCGAATTCGAATCCCTCGTCGCGAGCCGCGGCGGGTTCGTCGCGGCAGAGAGCGCGGTCGATCACATGACGTTCTCGATGCTCGTCCCCGAAAACGAGATCGCCCTCGGCCTCTGGCTCGAAGCCGAGCGCATGCGGAGCCTCGACCTGAGCCAGGGCGCGATCGACGCCGCTCGGAAGGATGCCGCAGCGGTCCGCGCCTTCCACGCCGCCCATTTCGGCCCGAACACCGCCGTCCTCGTGCTCGCTGGGGATTTTGATCCCGACGCGGCCATGTCCCTCGTGCACCGGTATTTCGACGATGTCCCGCGTATCCAGGCCAAACCCTTCGCCGCGCCTGCCGCCGAGGAGCAGACGGCGGAGCGGCGCGAGGTCGTCGAGGACACGCTCGCCCGCGCGCCGGGGCTCTCGTATACGTTTGCCATGCCCAAGAGCGGGACACGCGAGCACGACGCGCTTCGATTGGCGCAGGGCATCCTCGGCGACGGCGAGGGCTCGCGGCTCGTCACGCGGCTCGTGCGGGGGGAGTCCCTCGCGACCGAGGCGCGCGCCACGATCGACCCGCCTTTCGGCCGTGGTCCCGGGTCCTTCCATATCGAGGTGCGACTCGCAAAGGACGCGCCCGTGCCGGAGGTGGAGAAACGAATCGACGCGGCGCTCGCGGAGCTCGCGGGCGCGCCCCCCACGGAGGCTGAAATGGACCGGGCGCGAAAGCGAATCGAGGCGGCGTTTGTCCTCGGCCTCGCGTGGAGCCGAGATCGCGCCTCCGCGCTCGGCATGTTCGAGCTCGCGACCGGGGACGCGCGGGCGATCGGGCGCGAGCTCGAGCGGCTCGCCGCCGTGACCCCGGCGGACGTGCAAAAAGCGGCGGCGCGTTATCTCGCGCCGAGCCGGAGGACCGTCATCGAGACGCGGCCGAAGCCCGCACCCCAGGGCAACCTCGCGCGCGCGACGGCGACGGAGGGCTCGTGA
- a CDS encoding isopenicillin N synthase family dioxygenase, protein MSGALHDAIPILDLQDVASGDPERERRAALAIERGLGRYGLVYVNNHGIDPAALDAFYEEFLALTTLPDAEKRRWARADLWFQRGYTPPNTEKAVVAGGQPDFKECWFAAPIEVDPVAAELYPEIHPPNVWPDDRPRFRTLYEAIGLALHEAGLALLRACADALALPRETFASVTRGAPHITRALKYLPLDAQQCEQGVLWGEEHTDFNLLTLLPGGWFLDRDGHRCARPDDRSGLFLRTRGAEGHPGGALVPGTAPPGCIVAQVGQQLEILTGGRLLATPHVITAPKTPGYARTSMAHFVHVHTDTRLFPLPPFQTREAMMAYRPPVLAGTYDIKTLVDIGLAPPEALSKLGYRHYDRLASVRAGEPQETA, encoded by the coding sequence ATGTCCGGCGCTCTCCACGACGCGATCCCCATCCTCGACCTCCAGGACGTCGCCTCCGGCGACCCCGAACGCGAACGACGCGCCGCCCTCGCGATCGAGCGCGGGCTCGGCCGGTACGGGCTCGTGTACGTGAATAACCACGGCATCGACCCGGCCGCGCTCGACGCGTTTTACGAAGAGTTCCTCGCCCTCACCACCCTCCCCGACGCCGAGAAGCGCCGCTGGGCACGCGCCGACCTCTGGTTCCAGCGCGGGTATACCCCGCCGAACACCGAGAAGGCCGTCGTCGCCGGCGGTCAGCCGGACTTCAAGGAGTGCTGGTTCGCCGCACCCATCGAGGTCGATCCCGTCGCCGCCGAGCTCTACCCCGAGATCCACCCCCCCAACGTCTGGCCCGACGATCGACCACGCTTCCGCACGTTGTACGAGGCGATCGGGCTCGCCCTGCACGAGGCCGGCCTCGCGCTCCTCCGCGCCTGTGCCGACGCGCTCGCCTTGCCGCGCGAGACGTTCGCCTCCGTGACCCGCGGCGCCCCCCACATCACGCGCGCCCTCAAATACCTGCCCCTCGACGCACAACAATGCGAGCAGGGCGTCCTCTGGGGCGAGGAGCATACCGATTTCAACCTGCTCACGCTCCTGCCCGGCGGCTGGTTCCTCGATCGGGATGGCCATCGATGCGCGCGGCCCGATGATCGCAGCGGGCTCTTCTTGCGGACCCGCGGCGCCGAGGGCCACCCCGGAGGCGCGCTCGTGCCCGGGACCGCGCCGCCAGGCTGCATCGTGGCCCAGGTCGGCCAGCAGCTCGAGATCCTGACCGGCGGACGCCTGCTCGCCACGCCCCACGTCATCACCGCGCCGAAGACCCCGGGGTATGCCCGCACCTCGATGGCCCATTTCGTCCACGTGCACACCGATACGCGCCTCTTCCCGCTGCCCCCGTTCCAGACGCGAGAGGCGATGATGGCCTATCGGCCGCCGGTCCTCGCGGGCACGTACGACATCAAGACGCTCGTCGATATCGGCCTCGCGCCGCCCGAGGCCCTCTCGAAGCTCGGCTACCGCCATTACGACAGGCTCGCGAGCGTGCGCGCCGGCGAGCCGCAAGAAACGGCCTGA
- a CDS encoding DUF4215 domain-containing protein codes for MTLALTLGALMAALGGCPDDAPLPPDVTGGAGSGGSGGMASSCGDGVVDMGETCDDGNNTDGDGCSACAVDACFTCDASSPSACTAKAEGETCEETKVCTSAGQCVECLDNTQCGDGYCFEGACAACNDTIKNGDESDVDCGGATCGACEQGKTCVAGADCATTFCTDGVCCDDVCDGACFACNLANAVGECSAIPEYAEDPSYGVGEACLAAEGEECSGGGVCGKAVGQTCVNNPECATINCKDPDMDGTKTCVKDDGEPCSASSECASNNCMDGACAAM; via the coding sequence ATGACCTTGGCTTTGACCCTCGGCGCGCTGATGGCGGCGCTCGGGGGTTGTCCCGACGACGCGCCGTTGCCGCCGGACGTGACGGGCGGCGCGGGCAGCGGCGGCTCGGGTGGCATGGCGTCGAGCTGCGGCGATGGCGTCGTCGACATGGGGGAGACGTGCGACGACGGGAACAACACGGACGGGGATGGGTGCTCGGCGTGCGCGGTGGATGCGTGCTTCACGTGTGACGCGAGCTCGCCGAGCGCGTGTACGGCGAAGGCCGAGGGCGAGACGTGTGAAGAGACGAAGGTCTGCACCTCTGCGGGGCAGTGCGTCGAGTGCCTGGACAATACGCAGTGCGGGGACGGGTACTGCTTCGAGGGCGCGTGCGCGGCGTGTAACGATACCATCAAGAACGGCGACGAATCGGACGTCGATTGTGGTGGTGCGACTTGCGGGGCGTGCGAGCAGGGGAAGACGTGCGTCGCGGGGGCGGATTGTGCGACGACGTTCTGCACGGATGGGGTTTGCTGTGACGACGTATGCGACGGCGCATGTTTCGCTTGCAACCTGGCCAATGCCGTCGGGGAGTGCAGCGCCATCCCCGAGTATGCCGAAGACCCGAGCTACGGAGTGGGTGAGGCGTGCCTCGCCGCCGAGGGCGAAGAGTGCTCGGGCGGCGGGGTCTGCGGAAAAGCCGTGGGCCAGACCTGCGTGAACAACCCCGAGTGCGCGACCATCAACTGCAAAGATCCCGACATGGACGGGACAAAGACCTGCGTGAAGGATGACGGCGAGCCCTGCTCCGCGAGCAGTGAGTGCGCGAGCAACAATTGCATGGATGGCGCTTGCGCCGCCATGTGA
- a CDS encoding PEGA domain-containing protein: MTSPAAADAQKAGGALPAKPAAPAAAPPAAKAPAAPAAAPTAPPAAAPAAPPADTKAPAAPPAAPTDAKAPAGAEAADPQKEAAKKFEEGTRAQKAGQHDKAREALDAAYRIKPSPEIALALARSEMQLGKPRDAAEHLAYFLREGQAAKPEDRQAAEKMFAEAKAKVGTVIVNIDVEGAEVQVDGKPVGTSPLAGAVFVEPGAHTITARKEGAPEAKQDLAAAPGAESTVSLVLTPPPEPVAVKPPPPPPPPPAPARNKVIILAGAGVAGALALVSLGTFIGYSVVDSGSYDTWEANRCVKTNPQCVTDFRDAQSTSAALGTTALVTLIGAGVVGAGTAVYAFTGKKSQPSASFHVTPGGVLVKGSF; the protein is encoded by the coding sequence GTGACGTCTCCCGCGGCTGCGGACGCGCAAAAGGCGGGCGGGGCATTGCCTGCGAAGCCAGCGGCGCCGGCCGCGGCTCCGCCGGCCGCAAAGGCCCCGGCGGCGCCGGCCGCGGCGCCGACCGCGCCGCCCGCCGCGGCTCCGGCTGCGCCCCCGGCGGACACGAAGGCACCGGCAGCGCCGCCCGCTGCGCCGACGGACGCGAAGGCGCCGGCCGGGGCGGAGGCCGCCGATCCGCAGAAGGAAGCGGCCAAGAAGTTCGAGGAGGGCACGCGGGCGCAGAAGGCCGGGCAGCACGACAAGGCCCGCGAGGCGCTGGATGCGGCCTACCGGATCAAGCCGAGCCCGGAGATCGCGCTGGCCCTGGCTCGCTCGGAGATGCAGCTCGGGAAGCCACGCGACGCGGCCGAGCACCTCGCGTATTTCCTCCGGGAGGGCCAGGCGGCGAAGCCCGAGGACCGTCAGGCGGCCGAAAAGATGTTCGCCGAGGCGAAGGCCAAGGTCGGCACGGTGATCGTGAACATCGACGTCGAGGGCGCCGAGGTGCAGGTCGACGGCAAGCCGGTCGGGACGTCGCCGCTCGCGGGCGCGGTCTTCGTGGAGCCCGGCGCGCACACGATCACGGCGCGCAAGGAGGGGGCGCCCGAGGCGAAGCAGGACCTCGCGGCGGCCCCCGGCGCGGAGAGCACGGTCTCGCTGGTGCTCACGCCCCCGCCGGAGCCCGTCGCGGTGAAGCCGCCGCCGCCGCCCCCGCCGCCCCCGGCGCCGGCGCGGAACAAGGTGATCATCCTGGCGGGCGCGGGCGTCGCGGGCGCCCTCGCGCTCGTGAGCCTCGGGACGTTCATTGGATATTCGGTCGTCGACTCGGGCAGTTATGACACCTGGGAGGCGAACCGGTGTGTCAAAACGAACCCGCAATGCGTGACGGATTTCCGGGACGCGCAGAGCACGAGCGCGGCGCTCGGGACCACGGCGCTCGTGACCTTGATCGGCGCGGGGGTCGTCGGCGCGGGCACGGCGGTCTACGCGTTCACGGGCAAGAAATCGCAGCCTTCTGCGTCCTTCCACGTGACGCCGGGTGGTGTCCTGGTGAAGGGTAGCTTCTGA